A single Agromyces sp. CF514 DNA region contains:
- a CDS encoding LacI family DNA-binding transcriptional regulator, producing the protein MASRLSDVARKAGTSPATVSRVLNDRPGVSEAKRQAVLTALDVLGYERPSSLRGDRPRFVGLVMPELQNPIFPALAELIGGTLTQNGFSPLLNTQNTGGMTDSDFVELLLEQQVSGVIYLAGVNPDGAAARPHFIRLQESGLPTVVINGTVDALPFPTVSTDDVAAAEQAVTHLHQLGHRRIGLLMGGRGHLPSQRKVFGAQRKLAELGCEVDDALVVQGMYSIEAGQAGAAKLLGEGATAIVCASDMLALGAIWAARRAGLRVPDDVSVVGYDDSQLMSFIDPPLTTVRQPIDAMGRAAFDLLMAQIEGSDEPVGELLFEPEFVLRSSTGPVRA; encoded by the coding sequence GTGGCGAGCAGACTGAGCGATGTGGCGCGGAAGGCGGGCACGAGCCCCGCGACCGTGAGCCGCGTGTTGAACGATCGGCCCGGCGTGTCCGAGGCGAAGCGGCAGGCCGTGCTCACCGCGCTCGACGTGCTCGGATACGAGCGCCCCTCGAGCCTCCGGGGCGACCGGCCCCGGTTCGTGGGGCTGGTGATGCCCGAGCTGCAGAATCCGATCTTCCCGGCGCTCGCCGAGCTCATCGGCGGCACGCTGACGCAGAACGGGTTCAGTCCGCTGCTGAACACGCAGAACACGGGCGGCATGACCGACTCGGACTTCGTCGAGCTGCTGCTCGAGCAGCAGGTCAGCGGCGTCATCTACCTCGCCGGCGTGAATCCCGACGGTGCGGCGGCGCGCCCGCACTTCATCCGCCTCCAGGAGTCCGGCCTTCCGACGGTCGTGATCAACGGCACGGTCGACGCGCTCCCGTTCCCCACGGTCTCCACCGACGACGTCGCGGCGGCCGAGCAGGCCGTCACGCACCTGCACCAGCTGGGCCACCGACGCATCGGCCTGCTCATGGGCGGACGCGGGCACCTGCCGTCGCAGCGCAAGGTGTTCGGTGCGCAGCGCAAGCTCGCCGAACTCGGGTGCGAGGTCGACGACGCGCTCGTCGTGCAGGGCATGTACTCGATCGAGGCGGGGCAGGCCGGTGCGGCGAAGCTGCTCGGCGAGGGCGCGACGGCGATCGTCTGCGCGTCGGACATGCTCGCGCTCGGGGCGATCTGGGCGGCGCGGCGCGCCGGACTCCGGGTGCCCGACGACGTCTCGGTCGTGGGGTACGACGACTCGCAGCTCATGAGCTTCATCGATCCCCCGTTGACGACCGTGCGGCAGCCGATCGATGCGATGGGCCGTGCGGCCTTCGACCTGCTCATGGCGCAGATCGAGGGCTCCGACGAGCCGGTCGGCGAATTGCTGTTCGAGCCGGAGTTCGTGCTGCGCAGCTCGACGGGGCCCGTGCGCGCCTGA